A window from Vicia villosa cultivar HV-30 ecotype Madison, WI unplaced genomic scaffold, Vvil1.0 ctg.001059F_1_1, whole genome shotgun sequence encodes these proteins:
- the LOC131632986 gene encoding uncharacterized protein LOC131632986: protein MYQIPDRVGNVAYRVALPPNLSNLRDVLHVSQLRKYISDPSHVIHMDDVQVHDNLTVERMPIRIMDREIKTLRGKETALVKVVWLGDAGESMTWELESKMQESYS from the coding sequence ATGTATCAGATTCCGGACAGAGTTGGAAATGTTGCTTATAGAGTGGctttaccgcctaatctttcAAATTTGCGTGATGTGTTGCATGTGTCGCAACTCCGGAAGTATATTtcagatccatctcatgtgattcatatggatgaCGTGCAAGTACATGATAATCTTACAGTAGAGAGGATGCCTATAAGGATCATGGATCGTGAAATAAAGACTCTAAGAGGCAAGGAGACTGCATTGGTGAAAGTAGTTTGGTTAGGAGATGCTGGAGAAAGCATGACatgggagttggagagcaagatgcagGAATCCTATTCCTAG